A window from Podospora bellae-mahoneyi strain CBS 112042 chromosome 1 map unlocalized CBS112042p_1, whole genome shotgun sequence encodes these proteins:
- a CDS encoding uncharacterized protein (EggNog:ENOG503NYSZ; COG:S) codes for MPVTIKTGNTWPEAWDRELKVDSSFRRENETGPQYVNPKATSSSALLAGVSHEEHSQSKGILQCSLAFDDKDLADSFVSPSNNGFVNTMVHAYSYHHHVVLRPEDIWFAILTQLSFYMNKNAEALRSLFVAHGGKKELSIEMDDQGGGLENVDFGIFAKKMTHLLQENVLDPDFRQWIIPNFTTTTDNDLVVGSILMMGGLKEYFAYTCYTCCGMPSVTLLGEREDYEKILKRLDGLPRLGKEPTTFGLLLGPIIRRFIASFDNPRDPDVLSFWARSVDRESDSGTDDLTGWISTFCFWDSLGQCTYDDDNNWPSRLTLDGVKYGYAKTEEIPNGFAAVPVKIVYFADEIHSRMVAGSVGIRGITYNERFGVDDSAPASASGRVTPLRDTIQPVVGWWIYRTENDTKGVNFSFKNRPSEPRFQSQAKPNSKLNSKSRAKQLVHQFRGLFKSRGI; via the coding sequence ATGCCTGTCACAATCAAGACCGGGAACACATGGCCCGAGGCGTGGGACCGAGAGCTCAAGGTTGATAGTTCCTTTCGACGTGAGAATGAGACAGGGCCCCAGTACGTGAACCCGAAGGCGACTAGTTCGAGTGCCCTCCTCGCTGGAGTGTCGCACGAAGAGCATAGCCAGAGCAAAGGCATTCTCCAGTGCTCCCTCGCCTTCGACGATAAGGACTTGGCCGACAGCTTCGTCTCACCTTCCAATAACGGCTTCGTCAACACCATGGTTCATGCGTACAGCTATCATCACCATGTTGTCCTCCGTCCCGAGGACATCTGGTTCGCCATTCTCACACAGCTCAGTTTCTACATGAACAAGAACGCCGAAGCTCTACGCTCCCTATTTGTAGCCCACGGAGGCAAGAAGGAACTTTCGATTGAGATGGACGATCAAGGCGGTGGTCTCGAGAACGTTGACTTTGGCATCTTTGCCAAGAAGATGACGCACCTACTTCAGGAGAATGTGCTCGACCCAGACTTTCGTCAGTGGATCatccccaacttcaccaccactaccgaCAACGATCTCGTGGTTGGCAGCATCCTTATGATGGGCGGGCTAAAGGAATACTTCGCTTACACCTGTTACACGTGCTGTGGTATGCCCTCCGTTACCCTTCTGGGTGAGCGCGAGGACTACGAGAAGATTCTCAAACGACTCGATGGTTTGCCCCGTCTCGGCAAGGAGCCCACAACATTTGGCCTGTTGCTTGGCCCCATCATCCGCCGCTTCATCGCTAGCTTCGACAACCCCAGAGACCCGGATGTGCTCAGTTTCTGGGCCCGCTCCGTAGATCGAGAGTCCGATAGCGGGACGGATGACCTCACCGGCTGGATCTCaactttttgtttctggGATTCGCTGGGCCAGTGCACGTACGATGACGATAACAACTGGCCCAGCAGACTGACTCTTGATGGAGTCAAATATGGCTATGCTAAGACGGAGGAGATTCCTAACGGTTTCGCTGCAGTTCCGGTTAAGATTGTGTACTTCGCTGATGAGATACACAGCCGGATGGTGGCGGGATCGGTGGGCATTCGAGGGATAACATATAACGAACGATTTGGCGTGGATGACTCTGCACCTGCATCAGCTTCTGGTAGAGTTACACCTCTGCGGGACACGATCCAGCctgtggttggttggtggattTACAGGACTGAGAACGACACTAAGGGCGTGAACTTTTCGTTTAAAAATAGGCCCTCTGAACCTCGCTTTCAGAGCCAGGCCAAGCCGAACTCTAAACTGAATTCTAAAAGCCGTGCCAAACAATTAGTCCACCAGTTTAGAGGACTATTTAAGAGCCGTGGTATATAA
- a CDS encoding uncharacterized protein (EggNog:ENOG503P044; COG:S), whose product MHAVRILPSCSGSFTARSVLIRDQRQRMISSFSAGQLVRQFRQIATPKDAAAVVVGAGPAGIAVVGNLLEQIKDDGKIVWVDEQFQGGRINKFYREVPGNTAVKLFVDYAEALKPFQHILNTAHKPNAITALEKLPQSGTCSLSYAGDMLNLLTVGLRQHPRIQTVEGKATSAHLDPQSKRWTLTTASASSLTTSPLVVYCTGAFPSTTPLPPSCPPTIPLDTALTPSILSTTIPRDQPFTIGVIGGSHSAILVLMNLYKLTTTSHPLLKIKWFTRHPTLRYAVQKDGYIQYDNTGLKGKAAEFGRAQLDGGVLLTSDAGKFITRIDCSGGKEKEWALLEKELKDCQGVVQAVGYTPAPIPEVRIGDGKEVVKLGKDARTGAFYAEDGEKKPIGLFGAGIAFPEEVDTPEGEREYAVGMWKFMKFLKRVVPEWVEGSRA is encoded by the exons ATGCATGCTGTGAGGATACTTCCAAGCTGCAGTGGCAGCTTCACTGCGCGCTCAGTGCTGATTAGGGACCAACGTCAACGCATGATATCCTCCTTTTCCGCGGGTCAGTTGGTACGGCAATTCCGCCAGATTGCAACACCAAAAGATGCGGCGGCCGTTGTGGTTGGCGCCGGCCCCGCTGGGATTGCGGTTGTGGGAAATCTCCTGGAACAGATCAAAGACGATGGGAAAATTGTGTGGGTCGATGAGCAGTTCCAAGGGGGAAGAATCAACAAATTTTATCGGGAAGTGCCCGG TAACACTGCGGTAAAGCTCTTTGTTGACTATGCCGAAGCTTTGAAGCCATTTCAACACATTCTCAACACAGCACACAAACCAAATGCCATCACGGCCCTTGAGAAGCTCCCTCAGAGCGGGACCTGCTCTCTCAGCTACGCAGGCGATATGCTCAACTTACTCACAGTCGGGTTGAGGCAACACCCCCGAATCCAGACCGTGGAGGGAAAAGCTACCTCGGCCCATCTCGACCCCCAGTCCAAACGCTGGACTCTCACCACGGCCTCCGCATCGTCATTAACCACAAGCCCGTTGGTAGTCTACTGCACAGGCGctttcccatccaccactcccctcccaccctcctgTCCACCAACGATACCCCTCGACACAGCTCTCACCCCATCCATcctatccaccaccatcccccgcGACCAACCTTTCACCATCGGCGTAATAGGCGGCTCCCACTCTGCCATCCTGGTGCTGATGAACCTATACAAACTCACAACCACAAGCCACCCATTACTCAAGATCAAATGGTTCACCCGTCACCCCACCCTCCGATATGCCGTCCAAAAAGACGGTTACATCCAATACGACAACACCGGCTTGAAGGGCAAAGCTGCAGAGTTTGGAAGAGCACAACTTGACGGGGGCGTGTTACTCACTAGCGACGCAGGCAAATTCATCACACGAATCGACTGCTCgggagggaaagaaaaggaatgGGCATTGCTAGAGAAGGAGTTGAAAGATTGCCAAGGGGTGGTGCAGGCTGTGGGGTATACTCCAGCTCCCATTCCTGAGGTGAGGATAGGGGATGGGAAAGAGGTCGtgaagctggggaaggaTGCGAGGACAGGGGCTTTCTatgcggaggatggggaaaagAAGCCGATTGGGCTGTTTGGAGCGGGTATTGCATTCCCGGAGGAGGTTGATAcgccggagggggagagggagtatGCGGTGGGGATGTGGAAGTTTATGAAGTTTTTGAAGAGGGTTGTGCCggagtgggtggaggggagccGGGCTTAG
- a CDS encoding uncharacterized protein (COG:O; EggNog:ENOG503NZYI) — MTANRDLPDITVAGFGSAQRHRVMLGLTEAEAAAVATFGNTGSPLLPFKNGDTLLSIDAGGGTTDLALVRTTKTKPPAMEQIQSVTGIGVGSRLIDLEFQRLIDIRLKAHPEEQSKLPLNKLLSLSQSRDYRTAKHKFGEPAYDRDYKIGVPGLDPSIRSEGLNIEGGAMKFTKEEFRGLFDDQVARILRTLDEVVGGVKEPVRYIILSGGLGSSTYIFNKVKEHIDRSTTRALRKGETQLPRIDDPQLVVVRGLLLEQAEGILRKRIARASYGLVTSLPYSKKKHFGEVKRTDELNRKDYVLDQIRWILKRDTIIDHGKQFEVEVERREDLDHPLQWKDIIVVSSIEARWLPPSMPTPMAKALYEIEVDLNQLRGSIPKKTRSWPLPITKYYVCQYKIRLSVEPSGNMQFEVEYQGKIIPGNHTLLRSKIESEWVVESEANK, encoded by the exons ATGACAGCAAACAGAGACTTGCCTGATATAACTGTTGCTGGGTTTGGGTCGGCTCAAAGGCATAGGGTAATGTTGGGTTTGACGGAAGCCGAGGCAGCCGCAGTGGCAACATTCGGCAACACTGGTTCGCCGCTGCTGCCTTTCAAAAACGGGGACACTCTTCTATCCATTGACGCTGGGGGCGGCACCACTGACCTTGCGCTTGTGAGGACTACCAAGACGAAACCACCGGCCATGGAACAGATTCAATCTGTGACAGGAATTGGTGTCGGCTCCAGGTTGATTGACTTGGAGTTTCAGCGGTTGATTGATATTCGGCTCAAGGCTCACCCAGAAGAACAGTCGAAGCTTCCGCTCAACAAGCTTTTGTCACTATCGCAGAGTCGCGACTATCGAACGGCGAAGCACAAGTTTGGAGAGCCAGCTTATGACAGAGATTACAAGATTGGGGTTCCTGGCTTAGACCCAAGCATTCGCAGTGAGGGTCTAAACATAGAGGGTGGCGCTATGAAGTTCACGAA GGAGGAGTTTCGGGGGCTATTCGATGACCAAGTCGCCAGAATACTGCGTACATTAGATGAAGTTGTGGGCGGGGTCAAGGAGCCGGTG CGATACATCATCCTTTCAGGGGGCTTAGGTAGCTCCACCTACATTTTTAACAAAGTCAAAGAGCACATCGACCGTTCGACTACTAGGGCTTTGCGCAAAGGAGAAACCCAACTCCCAAGGATTGACGATCCacagcttgttgttgtccgGGGTTTATTGCTTGAGCAAGCAGAAGGAATTCTTCGAAAACGCATTGCACGAGCTAGCTATGGTCTGGTCACCTCCCTGCCATATTCCAAAAAAAAGCACTTCGGTGAGGTCAAGCGTACCGATGAGTTAAACCGCAAGGACTATGTTCTTGATCAGATTCGTTGGATACTCAAGAGAGATACCATCATCGACCACGGAAAACAATTCGAGGTTGAAGTTGAACGACGTGAAGACCTGGATCACCCTCTCCAGTGGAAAGACATCATCGTGGTTTCGTCAATTGAAGCTCGCTGGCTGCCCCCGAGCATGCCAACCC CAATGGCGAAAGCGTTGTATGAGATAGAGGTTGACTTGAACCAACTCCGAGGGTCAATCCCTAAGAAGACGAGGTCCTGGCCTCTTCCAATAACGAAATACTACGTGTGCCAGTACAAGATTCGGTTGTCGGTCGAGCCTTCAGGGAACATGCAATTCGAAGTCGAATACCAAGGCAAGATCATTCCTGGGAATCATACGCTTCTTCGAAGTAAAATAGAG TCCGAATGGGTCGTAGAATCAGAAGCAAACAAATGA